One Silene latifolia isolate original U9 population chromosome 4, ASM4854445v1, whole genome shotgun sequence DNA segment encodes these proteins:
- the LOC141653737 gene encoding cellulose synthase-like protein G3, with product MENSNKMTTSTTPLHSQKPLRRAIVSRIYMAVYTVAILALVYRHVTHTLFNSPLSLNVLLILSDLILAFIWITTQPFHIRPIRRQEFLENLESFVRERAVELPAIDIFICTADPYKEPPMGTVNTALSVMAYDYPPEKLSIYVSDDGGSQVTLFAFLEAAKFARHWLPFCRDNHVMVRCPEAYFSDTSVNTSCLPEAHKLKSLYENMKNRVEKALDRGKIEFDDDEMRQVFAKWSDSFTPQIHPTVIQVLLNSGKDKDMKGQITPNLIYVSREKSKRYHHRFKAGALNALVRVSATMTNAPIVLTLDCDTYSNDPQTLKRALCYFLDPVIQPTLAYIQFPQIFRALNKADIYYSEHKRLFQIHPRGMDGLHGPNYVGTGCFFQRRAFLGPPSYVIQPKMGTFRPQHLVNNPIMSSQVLDSAYPVAASNYETKTLWGSKLGFRYGSLVEDYHTGYKMQCEGWKSVFCYPERPAFLGDSPITLLDLLGQCKRWTIGLLDVLCSKYSTLTYGIRRLGLAMGLCYTHYALWPIISIPLTIYAFIPQIALLNGISIFPKVSEAWFYLYIFLYIGANGKDLLDFILEKGTFERWWNSQRMWMLSGVSCFLFGCIEYVLTSLGFTVRGFDLTSKVQDDEQSKRYDQGCFEFGVVSPLFVPMTMAAFLNLVSFMMGMIGIYTGGMQRMEGLLLQILLSGFVVLNCWPFYEAMVFRSDIGRMPAKLSFIAAFLMSMLCIVVGAFLSM from the exons ATGGAGAATTCAAATAAGATGACAACCTCTACGACTCCACTTCACTCTCAGAAGCCACTCCGACGAGCCATCGTAAGCCGCATATACATGGCAGTATACACAGTAGCAATACTAGCTCTTGTATACCGCCATGTTACACATACCCTCTTTAATTCCCCTCTCTCCCTTAACGTCCTGCTCATTCTGTCTGATCTCATTCTTGCCTTTATTTGGATCACCACCCAACCATTCCACATCCGCCCAATCCGCCGCCAAGAATTCCTGGAAAACCTTGAGAGTTTCGTAAGGGAGAGGGCAGTGGAGTTGCCGGCAATAGACATATTCATATGTACGGCGGACCCGTACAAGGAGCCTCCCATGGGGACAGTAAACACGGCCTTGTCCGTCATGGCGTATGATTATCCGCCAGAGAAGTTATCGATTTACGTGTCGGATGACGGTGGGTCTCAGGTAACCCTATTTGCGTTCCTGGAAGCTGCTAAGTTCGCTCGTCATTGGTTGCCTTTCTGTAGGGATAATCACGTTATGGTGAGGTGTCCTGAGGCCTACTTTAGCGACACCTCCGTCAATACTTCATGCTTACCTGAGGCACATAAATTGAAG AGTCTATACGAAAATATGAAAAATCGAGTCGAAAAGGCATTAGATAGAGGGAAGATTGAGTTTGATGATGACGAAATGAGACAAGTTTTTGCCAAATGGTCCGACAGTTTTACTCCTCAAATTCATCCTACAGTGATTCAG GTATTGCTTAATAGTGGCAAGGACAAGGACATGAAGGGACAAATAACACCAAATTTGATATACGTATCGAGGGAGAAAAGTAAGAGATATCACCATCGTTTTAAGGCAGGCGCACTTAATGCCTTG GTTCGTGTGTCGGCAACGATGACAAACGCACCAATTGTGCTAACATTGGATTGTGATACATATTCTAATGACCCACAAACTCTCAAGAGGGCCTTATGTTATTTCTTAGACCCGGTGATCCAACCCACATTAGCATACATTCAATTTCCTCAGATATTTCGTGCCCTTAACAAGGCCGACATTTATTATTCTGAGCACAAGCGTTTGTTTCAAATACATCCCCGAGGTATGGATGGGCTTCATGGCCCTAATTATGTTGGTACTGGTTGTTTTTTTCAACGTCGTGCATTTTTGGGACCTCCTTCGTATGTGATTCAGCCAAAAATGGGTACATTTCGACCACAACACTTGGTCAATAACCCAATTATGTCATCACAAGTTCTAGATTCGGCGTATCCGGTTGCAGCTTCCAACTATGAGACCAAAACCCTTTGGGGTTCAAAG CTAGGCTTTCGTTACGGCTCACTAGTTGAAGATTACCATACGGGATATAAAATGCAATGTGAGGGATGGAAGTCCGTGTTTTGCTACCCAGAACGACCAGCCTTCTTGGGAGATTCCCCAATTACACTTCTTGATTTATTGGGCCAGTGTAAGAGGTGGACCATTGGGCTACTTGATGTTCTTTGCTCCAAATATAGCACTCTTACTTATGGAATACGGCGACTGGGCTTAGCTATGGGCCTCTGTTACACACATTATGCATTATGGCCAATAATATCTATTCCATTGACTATTTATGCCTTCATCCCTCAGATTGCTCTCCTTAATGGTATTTCAATATTTCCAAAG GTATCAGAAGCCTGGTTTTATTTGTACATTTTCTTGTACATTGGGGCAAACGGAAAGGATCTCTTAGATTTTATACTAGAAAAGGGAACCTTTGAGAGGTGGTGGAACTCCCAAAGAATGTGGATGCTTAGCGGAGTCTCGTGTTTCCTATTTGGATGTATAGAGTACGTCTTGACCTCCTTAGGCTTCACAGTTCGTGGCTTTGACCTAACAAGCAAAGTTCAAGACGATGAACAAAGCAAGCGGTACGATCAAGGATGTTTTGAATTTGGGGTGGTTTCACCATTGTTTGTTCCAATGACAATGGCTGCTTTTCTAAACTTGGTGTCATTTATGATGGGGATGATAGGAATATACACAGGGGGCATGCAAAGAATGGAAGGGCTACTACTGCAAATTTTGTTGTCAGGTTTTGTAGTGCTAAATTGTTGGCCTTTTTATGAGGCTATGGTGTTTAGGAGTGACATAGGAAGAATGCCGGCTAAATTGAGCTTCATTGCAGCATTTCTAATGTCTATGCTTTGCATTGTTGTTGGTGCCTTTCTCAGTATGTGA